The Lacipirellula parvula genome window below encodes:
- a CDS encoding ABC-three component system protein: MTPAYAEAQRRNYLKDTAQIDAFLAAPENHEILKLYQATVDEIELKIIAHRQEYQTFDRVMNRLADLLFMRDPVLRKHKKLTRMMLFYMYWNCDIGKVQHASAS, from the coding sequence ATGACGCCGGCTTATGCTGAGGCGCAACGTCGAAATTACCTCAAGGATACGGCTCAAATCGATGCATTCTTGGCGGCCCCTGAGAATCATGAGATACTGAAGCTCTATCAGGCTACAGTCGACGAAATTGAGCTCAAGATCATCGCACACCGGCAGGAATATCAAACATTCGATCGCGTAATGAATCGCCTTGCCGACCTGCTTTTCATGCGAGATCCCGTCTTGAGGAAGCACAAGAAGCTAACGCGAATGATGCTGTTTTATATGTACTGGAACTGCGACATCGGAAAGGTGCAACATGCTTCGGCCAGCTAA